Proteins encoded in a region of the Zea mays cultivar B73 chromosome 2, Zm-B73-REFERENCE-NAM-5.0, whole genome shotgun sequence genome:
- the LOC109944428 gene encoding uncharacterized protein: MTKGSSSSGRSKAQECLFQGTESLSSNRRQALMEHLPPDMHGQDVNETREEEARGEDAADYDAADADYEQEDDAGGGGGDGWSSGGGQFEGGWSTGGWDSWPSSDAGASSGGGSSRARKSRKTHWVPPPKVPAREEDKILIVPCGDESWIDASFQGQGRRTQVNKVLGSICKYLWPGVVMEKGVEVPCMSWDQYGLAFNAEHRNAQGAVWHEFWKRYKLPEDGSMNDRARIVFNKSATTLVRDQMYYARIQVTSDYILRQEGRRPRSKSEASNKYLTEEEYLEFSDSVPWMASNEAGWRAVCKYWATDGFKGVSLRNSSNRGHDVHHRYGGDGHVRLAKRMEASSGVTPSDVQVYLRGHRGSDPTNPEQLCSQSAAERVASYGASMMSEHGQDYDWMNQPIDPQVVYASGGGKPHGR, from the exons ATGACGAAGGGCTCTTCTTCTTCAGGAAGAAGCAAAGCACAGGAGTGTCTGTTCCAGGGTACCGAGTCGCTCTCGAGCAACAGACGACAGGCTTTGATGGAACATCTTCCACCTGATATGCATGGACAG GATGTTAACGAGACTCGAGAGGAGGAGGCGAGGGGTGAGGATGCGGCCGATTACGATGCGGCCGATGCAGACTATGAGCAGGAAGATGAtgctggaggtggaggtggagatgGGTGGTCTTCCGGTGGTGGTCAGTTTGAGGGTGGATGGTCAACAGGCGGATGGGACTCATGGCCTAGCAGTGATGCTGGAGCTTCTAGTGGTGGAGGGTCTTCTCGGGCACGGAAGTCGAGGAAAACACATTGGGTGCCTCCTCCTAAAGTTCCTGCTCGTGAGGAGGATAAGATTTTGATCGTACCGTGTGGCGACGA GTCTTGGATTGATGCATCTTTTCAAGGTCAAGGACGTCGCACACAGGTGAATAAAGTTTTGGGAAGTATATGCAAATATCTCTGGCCTGGTGTAGTGATGGAGAAAGGCGTTGAGGTGCCTTGTATGTCTTGGGATCAGTACGGGCTCGCGTTCAATGCAGAACATAGGAATGCCCAAGGTGCTGTGTGGCATGAGTTCTGG AAACGTTACAAGTTGCCTGAAGATGGAAGTATGAACGATCGTGCACGGATCGTTTTTAACAAGAGCGCGACTACCTTGGTTAGGGATCAGATGTATTATGCTCGGATCCAGGTCACTTCTGATTACATATTAAGGCAGGAAGGACGTCGGCCACGTTCCAAAAGTGAGGCATCAAACAAATACTTAACCgaagaagaatatcttgag TTTTCAGACTCGGTGCCATGGATGGCATCAAATGAGGCTGGTTGGCGGGCTGTATGCAAATATTGGGCAACAGATGGATTTAAAGGTGTTTCATTGAGAAACAGCTCAAATCGTGGGCATGATGTTCACCACAGATATGGTGGTGATGGCCACGTTCGTTTGGCAAAGCGCATG GAAGCTAGTTCTGGTGTTACGCCGAGTGATGTTCAGGTTTACCTTAGAGGTCACAGGGGGTCGGATCCTACAAATCCAGAACAGTTGTGTTCTCAGTCAGCTGCTGAGCGTGTG GCCTCATATGGTGCTTCCATGATGTCGGAGCATGGGCAAGACTATGATTGGATGAATCAGCCTATCGATCCTCAGGTTGTGTATGCTAGTGGAGGCGGAAAACCTCATGGACGGTGA